A DNA window from Vigna angularis cultivar LongXiaoDou No.4 chromosome 1, ASM1680809v1, whole genome shotgun sequence contains the following coding sequences:
- the LOC108331356 gene encoding beta-ureidopropionase — protein sequence MENRQNGEAKKEEEPKDSICGYDSLHLLLKDNLNPHHFQEVSRLLTGLNCGKAIETIALPESATALSVEHGFDLQAFSFSADKEQLREPRVVRVGLIQNSTALPTTAHFADQKKAIFEKLKPIIEASGSSGVNILCLQEAWMMPFAFCTREKRWCEFAEPVDGESTKFLQSFALKYNMVIISSILERDINHGEVIWNTSVVIGNHGNIIGKHRKNHIPRVGDFNESTYYMEGNTGHPVFETVYGKIAINICYGRHHPLNWLAFGLNGAEIVFNPSATVGELSEPMWPIEARNAAIANSYFVASINRVGTETFPNAFTSGDGKPAHADFGHFYGSSYVSAPDASCTPSLSRYRDGLLITDMDLNLCRQFKDKWGFRMTSRYELYADTLGRYVKPEFEPQVIIDPLLHRKAS from the exons ATGGAGAACCGCCAGAACGGAGAAgcgaagaaggaagaagaaccAAAGGACTCTATTTGTGGATACGATTCTCTTCACCTTCTTCTCAAGGATAATCTTAATCCTCATCACTttcag GAAGTTAGCCGTTTGCTTACTGGGCTTAATTGTGGAAAAGCAATTGAAACAATTGCTCTCCCTGAATCTGCAACTGCCCTCTCTGTGGAGCATGGTTTTGATCTCCAG GCCTTTTCCTTTTCTGCTGACAAAGAACAGCTAAGGGAACCTAGAGTAGTAAGGGTTGGTTTGATTCAGAACTCCACTGCCCTTCCAACCACTGCTCACTTTGCAGACCAGAAGAAGGCTATCTTTGAGAAACTAAAGCCAATAATTGAAGCTTCCGGTTCTTCTGGAGTGAACATATTATGCTTACAA GAAGCGTGGATGATGCCATTTGCCTTCTGCACTCGAGAGAAAAGATGGTGTGAATTTGCAGAACCTGTTGATGGAGAATCAACAAAATTTTTACAAAGCTTTGCACTGAAATATAACATGGTCATCATAAGTTCAATTCTTGAGAGGGATATTAACCATGGAGAGGTTATATGGAACACTTCCGTTGTAATTGGAAATCACGGCAATATAATTGGGAAACACAGGAAG AACCATATACCCAGAGTTGGGGACTTCAACGAGAGTACATATTATATGGAAGGAAATACTGGCCATCCTGTATTCGAAACAGTATATGGAAAGATTGCCATTAATATATGTTATGGTAGACACCATCCTTTGAATTGGTTAGCCTTTGGATTGAATGGTGCGGAGATTGTTTTCAACCCTTCTGCTACTGTTGGTGAACTCAGCGAGCCAATGTGGCCTATAGAG GCACGTAATGCTGCAATAGCTAATAGTTACTTTGTTGCTTCAATCAATCGCGTTGGGACTGAGACATTCCCCAATGCATTTACTTCTGGTGATGGAAAGCCAGCACACGCAGATTTTGGGCACTTTTATGGGTCCAGTTATGTTTCAGCACCTGATGCATCATGCACACCATCTCTATCTCGTTACAGGGATGGCCTTTTAATAACAGACATGGACCTTAACTTGTGTAGACAGTTTAAGGACAAGTGGGGTTTCAGAATGACTTCAAGGTACGAGTTGTATGCAGACACACTCGGCCGCTATGTGAAACCAGAGTTTGAGCCACAAGTCATCATTGACCCCTTATTGCATAGAAAGGCCTCCTAA